One genomic region from Sulfurimonas sp. encodes:
- a CDS encoding GNAT family N-acetyltransferase: MNLKWIYQNDNVNWSELSNLYKIAPLGNKKPNDLKIAFSNSMFKCFVYADKTLIGVGRALADGVDCSYICDVSIHPDYQGKGIGKDIVNKLIEFSKGHNKIILYSNPGKEEFYSKLGFDRMNTAMAIFKNKEQAIAGKFTRKA; this comes from the coding sequence TTGAATTTAAAATGGATATATCAAAATGACAATGTCAATTGGAGTGAATTATCAAACTTATATAAGATAGCACCACTTGGAAATAAAAAACCAAATGATTTAAAAATTGCATTTTCAAACAGTATGTTTAAATGTTTTGTTTATGCAGACAAAACTCTTATTGGTGTAGGTAGAGCTTTAGCAGATGGAGTTGATTGTTCATATATTTGTGATGTTTCTATACACCCTGATTATCAAGGCAAAGGTATTGGAAAAGATATTGTTAACAAACTTATTGAATTTTCCAAAGGACATAATAAAATAATCTTATATTCAAATCCAGGGAAAGAAGAATTTTATTCTAAACTAGGATTTGATAGAATGAATACAGCAATGGCTATATTTAAGAATAAAGAACAAGCAATAGCTGGGAAGTTCACAAGAAAAGCATAA
- a CDS encoding efflux RND transporter periplasmic adaptor subunit, translated as MKYLLIICMFLIQANAKEKTVEQLFNVQTTKVKLISDAKSIKSFGFVKVDEARVYNVTPRFGGFVEKLYANTTYKKVEKGEKLALVYSPEVLKAKDDYLNTINYTKSRPNKTMLKSAVVKLSLLNVSKNEINQITNNKKTSSFTTIISPANGYIFKKSINNNSAFNAKEVLFKIVNLDKIWVELKIHQNQLSLVKNIDDFTLSTPALKQTFKATKAGVYPELDPKEESFTLRLLLDNKQNLLKPGMYITAIMRESSKNYLTLPSTAVIRKNGKFYVFIVGEYEGEYEPLEIQVEVLNPNTYIVKSELNAGDEVVNNALFMMDSDAQVNGLY; from the coding sequence ATGAAATACTTACTAATTATCTGCATGTTTTTAATACAAGCAAATGCAAAAGAAAAAACAGTAGAACAACTTTTTAATGTTCAAACAACAAAGGTGAAACTAATCTCAGATGCTAAAAGCATAAAAAGTTTTGGTTTTGTAAAAGTTGATGAAGCTAGAGTTTACAATGTCACTCCTAGATTTGGTGGTTTCGTGGAAAAATTATACGCAAACACTACATATAAAAAAGTGGAAAAAGGTGAAAAACTAGCACTTGTTTACTCACCTGAAGTTCTAAAAGCTAAAGATGATTACTTAAATACTATAAACTACACAAAGTCTAGACCAAATAAAACTATGCTTAAAAGTGCAGTTGTAAAACTTTCACTTTTAAATGTATCTAAAAATGAGATAAATCAAATTACAAATAATAAAAAAACTTCTTCTTTTACAACTATAATATCTCCTGCAAATGGTTATATATTTAAAAAATCTATAAACAATAATTCTGCTTTTAATGCTAAAGAAGTTCTCTTTAAAATTGTAAATCTAGATAAAATTTGGGTTGAATTAAAAATACATCAAAACCAACTCTCATTAGTTAAAAATATAGATGATTTCACCTTATCAACTCCTGCTCTAAAACAAACATTTAAAGCGACAAAAGCAGGTGTTTATCCTGAACTTGACCCAAAAGAAGAAAGTTTCACTCTCAGACTTTTACTCGATAATAAACAAAACCTACTAAAACCAGGTATGTACATAACAGCGATTATGAGAGAAAGTTCAAAGAACTACTTAACCCTTCCATCAACTGCCGTTATAAGAAAAAATGGCAAGTTTTATGTCTTTATAGTTGGTGAATATGAAGGAGAGTACGAACCTTTAGAGATACAGGTAGAAGTCTTAAATCCAAATACTTACATAGTTAAAAGTGAGTTAAATGCAGGTGATGAAGTTGTAAACAACGCTCTGTTTATGATGGATAGTGATGCTCAAGTAAATGGATTATATTAA
- a CDS encoding FixH family protein — MKTIAKIFIIAILGVSLLQAAAFEKQAKTRATKVVISSQKPLTTGNNTINISVAGEKFAGSSVSIKVFMPAMPGMPYMESVADAKNMGNGKYTADVNLAMSGTWQVHIFITPKTGKKIRAKTSINI, encoded by the coding sequence ATGAAAACAATAGCAAAAATATTTATCATTGCGATTTTAGGAGTTTCTCTTCTTCAAGCTGCGGCATTTGAGAAACAGGCAAAAACAAGAGCAACAAAAGTTGTAATAAGTTCACAGAAACCTTTAACTACTGGGAACAATACTATAAACATTAGTGTTGCAGGAGAAAAATTTGCGGGTTCAAGTGTTAGTATTAAAGTCTTTATGCCAGCGATGCCAGGTATGCCATATATGGAAAGTGTAGCAGACGCTAAAAATATGGGTAATGGCAAATATACAGCAGATGTAAACCTTGCTATGAGTGGAACTTGGCAAGTACATATTTTTATTACTCCAAAAACTGGCAAAAAAATCAGAGCAAAAACTTCTATAAACATCTAA
- a CDS encoding TolC family protein — MRAYILLLFPFFLSAASLSSLIHNATNTHTSLEAIEKRLSAIDNEIQITRNFADPELSLSISDIQFNDPTNRSLERMQYSAINFKQKIPYFGKRDASSKKAQAKKERLTFSLEEAKVTLVKSIKLTAYNIWQVQEQLKITDDYIKLTNQNIELYTSYSTSDTKAHMGIMSAELSLSQLKIKKSKLQSLEVGLYKNISYLSAMNVQSIEMPMKVNTPKKLTHYLDASKQSSAYKVKEAKVKEADADVKIKELAGNVDPFVQVGYYHREAYEDYMNINVGFSLPIYGTQNSKEELSRKISLASKSEAMDFKNSLHSQIGKYYAELQDSFRVYNIIEKESLPQIKHMFDLTNTAIKSGSELFIYIDLLAKKLQLDEQSIQAVAAFHKATASLDALVGEMK; from the coding sequence ATGAGAGCCTATATCTTACTACTATTTCCTTTTTTTTTAAGTGCGGCTTCTCTATCTTCACTTATACACAATGCTACTAACACTCATACTTCTTTAGAAGCCATTGAAAAAAGACTAAGTGCAATTGATAATGAGATACAAATAACAAGAAATTTCGCAGACCCTGAACTCTCTCTTAGTATAAGCGATATTCAGTTTAATGACCCAACAAATCGCTCACTAGAGCGAATGCAATACTCTGCAATAAACTTTAAACAAAAGATTCCATATTTTGGTAAAAGAGATGCATCTTCAAAAAAAGCACAAGCTAAAAAAGAGAGATTAACCTTTAGCTTAGAAGAGGCAAAAGTCACTCTTGTAAAATCTATAAAACTTACAGCATATAATATTTGGCAAGTCCAAGAGCAACTAAAAATCACAGACGATTATATAAAACTCACAAATCAAAACATTGAGTTATATACCTCTTATAGCACAAGTGATACAAAAGCTCATATGGGAATAATGTCAGCTGAACTTTCACTTTCTCAACTTAAAATAAAAAAAAGTAAACTTCAAAGTTTAGAAGTTGGTTTGTATAAAAATATCAGTTATCTAAGTGCTATGAATGTACAAAGCATAGAGATGCCAATGAAAGTAAACACTCCAAAAAAATTAACTCACTATTTAGATGCGAGTAAACAAAGTAGTGCTTACAAGGTTAAAGAAGCAAAGGTTAAAGAGGCAGATGCTGATGTAAAAATCAAAGAGTTAGCTGGTAATGTTGACCCCTTTGTTCAAGTGGGATACTATCATCGTGAAGCATATGAAGACTATATGAATATCAATGTTGGCTTTTCTTTGCCAATCTATGGAACTCAGAACTCAAAAGAAGAATTATCAAGAAAAATATCTCTTGCTTCAAAGAGTGAAGCAATGGACTTTAAAAACTCACTTCATTCACAAATAGGTAAATATTATGCCGAACTTCAAGACTCATTTAGAGTTTATAACATCATAGAAAAAGAGAGTTTACCTCAGATAAAACATATGTTTGATTTAACAAATACTGCTATAAAAAGTGGTTCGGAACTTTTTATATATATAGACCTTTTAGCAAAAAAATTACAACTAGATGAACAAAGCATCCAAGCCGTTGCAGCTTTTCATAAAGCAACTGCATCCCTAGATGCTCTTGTGGGAGAAATGAAATGA